A single region of the Lycium barbarum isolate Lr01 chromosome 2, ASM1917538v2, whole genome shotgun sequence genome encodes:
- the LOC132628700 gene encoding uncharacterized protein LOC132628700 gives MWIPYEWIRTSKEDSTSWILLDEYGERLLQICAKMTPMLEERTLTGATPYLLVYGTEVVIPAEVEIPSLRIIQEAELDNADWVRARYEQLALIDEKWMIVVCHGQLYRQRMARAFNKRARTRLFQIRQLVLKRIFPHQEEYKGKFAPNWQRPYIIRKVLSDGAVVLAEMDGQEWPKPINFDAIKRYYA, from the exons ATGTGGATCCCATATGAATGGATTCGTACTAGCAAAGAAGATTCTACGAGCTGGATATTATTGGATGAGTATGGAGAGCGACtgctgcaaatatgtgcaaagATGACACCAATGCTAGAGGAACG AACTTTAACAGGAGCAACTCCATACTTGTTGGTCTACGGAACTGAAGTAGTCATACCTGCTGAAGTTGAGATACCTTCCCTGAGAATCATTCAGGAAGCAGAATTGGACAATGCTGATTGGGTCCGAGCTCGTTATGAGCAATTGGCTTTGATTGATGAGAAATGGATGATTGTTGTATGTCATGGTCAGTTGTACCGGCAAAGGATGGCAAGAGCTTTCAATAAACGAGCCAGAACCAGACTCTTTCAAATTAGGCAATTGGTGCTCAAAAGGATTTTCCCGCATCAAGAGGAATATAAGGGGAAGTTTGCTCCCAATTGGCAGAGGCCTTACATAATACGCAAAGTACTCTCTGATGGAGCGGTAGTATTGGCAGAAATGGACGGTCAAGAGTGGCCGAAACCGATCAACTTCGATGCAATCAAGCGTTACTATGCATGA